One window of the Falco biarmicus isolate bFalBia1 chromosome Z, bFalBia1.pri, whole genome shotgun sequence genome contains the following:
- the LOC130142693 gene encoding LOW QUALITY PROTEIN: tektin-3-like (The sequence of the model RefSeq protein was modified relative to this genomic sequence to represent the inferred CDS: inserted 1 base in 1 codon), translating into MMRMKSLAHKSCWQRSGIELVGSPLTAMYTHQRSSPTRFLPAISTMASRCKNCFPYNPLPQSFSLLWMSHTYYQAAAINPALAPFSKSSQGLAPSKVLLLISDRAALFTRYTPDDWYSSNLTNNKDLETSWHSAEHLRVETSHMIQNKYQQTKKTQAKSTRNLGERVNXFWKSELCHELDEMTGESNTLTDMKNQLERALAVLEAPLQVTWECLHHREKRMGINLVHDNMEKQLFTEVDVIGSSQERMQWCLDRVAAQLGSNRAAQHELESSLAHRQMAHCIVKCHHPRNTSDGIGYGQGVEQVECMPGSMQVPSCPWDAWCISLARSWFSPAHCRGICLCTAHPSHLETLTLEWPFLTIKKEQPPAISWILNVQQVQAAPT; encoded by the exons ATGATGAGGATGAAGTCGCTTGCCCACAAATCATGCTGG CAGCGCTCAGGAATAGAGCTGGTTGGCTCTCCCTTGACAGCAATGTACACTCATCAAAGATCAAGCCCTACCAGGTTCCTACCTGCCATCAGCACCATGGCTTCAAGGTGTAAGAACTGTTTTCCTTACAATCCCTTGCCTCAGAGCTTCAGCCTCCTCTGGATGTCCCACACCTACTATCAAGCAGCTGCCATCAACCCAGCTTTGGCTCCCTTTTCCAAAAGCTCCCAGGGGTTAGCTCCCAGCAAAGTGCTGCTTTTGATTTCTGACAGAGCAGCCCTCTTCACCCGGTACACCCCCGATGACTGGTACAGCTCCAACCTGACCAACAACAAAGATTTGGAGACTTCCTGGCACAGTGCAGAGCATCTGAGAGTTGAAACCTCCCACATGATTCAGAATAAATAtcagcaaacaaagaaaacccaagcaAAAAGCACCAGAAACCTGGGAGAACGTGTCA GATTTTGGAAGTCAGAACTGTGCCATGAGCTGGATGAAATGACTGGGGAGAGCAACACACTCACAGACATGAAGAACCAACTGGAGagagccctggctgtgctggaggccCCTCTCCAG GTCACTTGGGAGTGCTTGCATCACCGGGAGAAGAGGATGGGCATCAACCTAGTCCATGATAACATGGAGAAACAGCTCTTCACA GAAGTGGACGTCATTGGGTCCAGCCAGGAGAGGATGCAGTGGTGCCTGGATAGGGTGGCAGCCCAGCT AGGGTCCAACAGAGCAGCCCAGCatgagctggagagcagcctggCCCACAGGCAGATGGCCCACTGCATCGTCAAGTGCCATCACCCAAGGAACACCTCTGATGGCATTGGCTACGGCCAAGGGGTGGAGCAGGTTGAATGCATGCCAGGCAGCATGCAAGTGCCGAGCTGTCCCTGGGATGCATGGTGCATCTCCCTGGCAAGGAGCTGGTTTTCCCCAGCTCACTGTAGAGGCATATGTCTCTGCACGGCACATCCATCCCACCTGGAGACACTCACCTTGGAGTGGCCATTTCTCACCATAAAGAAAGAACAACCCCCTGCTATCAGCTGGATACTGAATGTCCAGCAGGTGCAAGCAGCTCCCACCTAA